In the genome of Pseudanabaena mucicola str. Chao 1806, the window AACTTGTGAAAGATAAAATCAATGATGGATCTCTAGTTTACGATTGGAACAACTAGAACGCAAAGCGCTATATTTAATTTGTAGCAAAAACGAATGAGCAAATGAGTAGGATTAAGCAAATCAACCGTCTGCAAGCACAGGTTGTAGCAGCAAAGGCAAAGGCTCAAGACCATAACCAAGAAAATATTGAGCTTTGTGTAGTAGCAGCTTTTTATCATTTTACTGACTTGCCTGATTATGAAGCGATGCGTACTCCTCTCAAGGAATTTTGTGATGCTCATCAACTTAAGGGGACGATCCTCCTCGCCAAAGAAGGTATCAATTCGACGATCGCAGGTAGTCGTGAAGCGATCGAAGCTTTACTAGCCCGTTTGCGTAGCGATCCCCGTCTTGAGGACTTAGAACATAAGGAATCCTACAGCCAAGGAATTCCATTTCAACGGATGAAAGTAAGGCTCAAAAAGGAAATTGTGACCCTAGGAGTCCCTGATATCGATCCTCGCTACCGAGTTGGCAAATACGTTGATCCTAAGGATTGGAATAAGTTGCTTGCCGACCCAGATGTGATTGTTGTTGATACACGCAATAACTACGAAGTAGAATTTGGAACCTTTAAAGGAGCGATTAATCCTAATATTGAAACCTTTGGTGAGTTTCCTAACTATGTGCAAGAGCAGCTAAATCCTGAGAAGCATCAGAAGGTTGCTATGTTTTGCACGGGTGGAATTCGTTGTGAGAAGGCTAGTTCCTATATGCTTTCGCAGGGATTTTCGGAGATTTATCACCTTAAGGGTGGAATTCTCAAATATTTGGAGGAGGTTCCCCCAGAAGAAAGCATTTGGGAAGGTGAGTGCTTTGTCTTTGATGATCGCGTCAGCATAAATTCTATTTAACTATTCAGCAGTTTAGATTTTGCCTACTGGATTTCGCCTATGACAAAATCCAAAC includes:
- a CDS encoding rhodanese-related sulfurtransferase, whose translation is MSRIKQINRLQAQVVAAKAKAQDHNQENIELCVVAAFYHFTDLPDYEAMRTPLKEFCDAHQLKGTILLAKEGINSTIAGSREAIEALLARLRSDPRLEDLEHKESYSQGIPFQRMKVRLKKEIVTLGVPDIDPRYRVGKYVDPKDWNKLLADPDVIVVDTRNNYEVEFGTFKGAINPNIETFGEFPNYVQEQLNPEKHQKVAMFCTGGIRCEKASSYMLSQGFSEIYHLKGGILKYLEEVPPEESIWEGECFVFDDRVSINSI